The uncultured Sphaerochaeta sp. genome includes the window AACCTCTTATCCCCATTGGTGATGAGCCAATTCTTTCATTGATCATGGGAAAGTTTAAGAAATATGGATGTAACGATTTTCATGTAATTGTGAATCACAAGAAGAATCTCATAAAGGCCTTCTTTGCTGATTATCCTACCCAATACTCTGTACAGTTTGTGGATGAAAATATTCCTTTAGGTACGGGGGGAGGGTTGTCACTGATGAAGGGGAAGATAGATGGTACATTCTTCTTCTCCAACTGTGATATTCTCATAGATGCTGATTACGGAAGCATGTACCGGCAACATAAACGAGATGGGAATGTAATAACCATGGTCTGTGCTTTAAAGAATGTTGTGATACCCTACGGTGTTGTGAATATGTCAGATGAAGGTACTATTCTCTCTTTCTCAGAAAAGCCTCAGTTTTCATTCCTAACAAATACAGGCTTGTATGTGGTAGAGCCTGAGGTTATCGATAGATTAGAAGATAACCAGTCGATAAGTTTTCCAGAAATCATGGATCGATACCGGTCCGAAGGAAAGAAAGTGGGAGTCTATCCAGTAAGCGAGAAATCGTGGATGGATATGGGACAGCTCGAAGAACTCGAAGTGATGAGACAAAGAATGGAAACACCATGAGCCGAAACTTATTGTTGCTTGGAGGAGGAGGGCACTGTAAATCAATTTTGGATGTAGTACTCTCTCTGGGAGAATTCAATGAGATTGGGATTATCGAAAGAAGAGGATCAAAAACGAACGATGTCCTGGGAGTTCCGGTTGTTGGGTTTGATGAAGATCTCCACAAGTTACATGCAGAAGGTTTTACAGACGCTTTCATTGCTCTCGGGAGTATTGGCAATACAAGAGGTAGAGAAAATCTTTTCAGTATTGCGTTAGACGAGGGATTTTTCATCCCGAATATTATTTCTCCAAGCGCATGGATCAGTAAGTATGTTATATTAGGTAGAGGTATCTTTATTGGTAATAATACAGTTGTCAATGTAGGATCAAAGATTGGTAATTGTGCAATCATCAATACAGGAGCAATTGTTGAGCATGACTCAGCAATCGGATCATTTGCTCACATTGCTCCTGGAGCAGTTCTCAGTGGTGGTGTTTCAGTTGGACAGAGAACCCATATTGGTGCGGGCAGTGTGGTCAAGCAAGATGTCCATATAGGGCAGAATTCTATGATTGGTATGGGAAGTGTGGTACTTCACTCAATCACGGATGCAACCCTAGCGTATGGGAATCCCTGTAAGGTAATAAGAGAACTATGAAGTGCTTTATCATTGCTGAAGCTGGAGTAAATCATAACGGCAACATCGAGATTGCTAAAAAGTTGGTGGATGCAGCTGCTCAGGCTGGGGTTGATTGTATAAAATTTCAAACTTTTAAAGCTAAGAATCTTGTAACAAGAACAGCAGAGAAAGCAGAGTACCAGAATAAGCAAATCAGTCAAGAAGAGAGCCAATTATCAATGTTGCAGCGGTTGGAGCTCTCTTACGATGATTTTTCTAAGATTGCAACGTATTGCAAAAAGAAGGGGATTATTTTTCTTTCAACTCCATTTGATCATGAGAGTATCGATTTTCTTGATCGATTGGAAATTGAAAAATGGAAAATACCTTCAGGAGAGATAACGAATTATCCCTATCTTATCAAAATTGCCCAAACGCATAAACCAATAATTCTGTCTACTGGGATGAGCACAGTGCAAGATGTCGAGGATGCAGTAAAGGTCTTGCAAACAAAAGGAGCTGGTCCTATCACGCTTCTTCATTGCACTACTGAGTATCCAGCTCCCTATGATGAGGTCAATTTGAATGTGCTTACTACATTGAAGCATATTTTCCACCTTCCTATTGGATATTCTGACCATACGCAAGGCATTACTATTCCAATTGCAGCTGTCGCTTTAGGTGCTGTTGTTATTGAGAAACACTTTACCCTTGATAGGAACATGGAAGGGCCCGATCATAAGGCTAGCTTGGAACCTGATGAGCTAAAGGCCATGGTAGAAGCTATTAGGTGTGTTGAAGTATCGATGGGTGATGGAGTTAAAAGACCAACAAATTCAGAATTGAAAAATATGAGAATTGCACGTAAAAGTATTGTAGCTGCACAATCAATAAAGGCAGGAGAGAAATTTTCAGAAGAGAATATTGCTACCAAACGGCCTGGAACTGGTATCAGCCCTATGCGATGGAGTGAGGTGATTGGACAGTATGCTAAACGTTCGTTTGAAGAAGATGAGCTGATTGAATTATGAAAAAAAAGATTTGTATTTTAACTGCGACAAGAGCAGAATATGGATTACTGCGGCCAGTGATCAAACGTCTCAGGGAAGACAATCTCTTCGATGTGAGGATTGTTGTAACAGGTGCACATCTTTCTCCAGAATTCGGACTTACCTATAAAGAAATTGAGGATGATAATTTTCCGATTGATAAAAAGATTGAAATTCTCTTAAGTTCTGATACTCCTGGGTCAATATCAAAATCCATGGGACTGGCCTTATTAGGGTTTGCTGATTACTTTTCCGAGTCAAAGCCTGATTTGTTACTGGTTCTTGGAGATCGATATGAGACCCTAGCGGTCTGTTGTACTGCAATGAATGAACGGATCCCTATTGCTCATCTATATGGCGGTGAGACAACCGAGGGAGCTGTGGATGAAGCGTTCAGACATGCAATAACTAAACTCAGTTATTTGCATTTTACGAGTACGGAGATGTATAGGAAGCGTGTCATTCAGTTGGGTGAGCATCCTTCTAGAGTTTTTAATGTTGGAGCATTGGGTGTAGAGAATGTACTCAGCGTACCTCTCCTAGAAAAAGATGAGCTAGAGAAGTCATTGCAATTTAATTTGAGTGATCAGTATGTTGTGGTCACCTATCATTCTGTCACAATGGAATCAACGCCAAGTGAGATTGGAGTCCAAGCGCTCCTTGATGCATTAGACACATTCCCAGATCTTCGGATTATATTTACAAAAGCTAATGCTGATGCAGATGGTAGGATCATCAATGAAATGTTGAATACATATGTTTCAAACCACTCAAACGCAATTGCTGTGGCTTCCCTTGGCATGAAACGATACCTTTCTGCAGTGAAATACTGTGCCGCTGTAATAGGTAACTCTTCTAGTGGGATTATTGAGGTACCAAGTTTTCATGTTCCAACTATAAATATTGGAGATAGGCAGAAAGGAAGATTGATGGCGGAAAGTGTTGTTTCATGTTCACCCTCACAAGAATCTATTGTTCAAGCTCTTGAGATGGTTTTTTCACAGAAATATAGAAATAGGATATCGATAATATCCAACCCGTATGAAAAAAGTGAAACTTCAAAGAATATTGTTAAAGAGATTAATAAATTTCTTTCAAGCAACTGTATAGATGTAAAGAAAGCGTTTTATGATAGTAACTAGATATCAGCGAGATGTAAAATAGTATGAATAATCTTGCAATTATTCCAGCTAGAAGTGGTTCAAAGGGGCTGAAGGATAAGAATATCAAACTCCTTGATGGTAAGCCGCTTATTGCATATACGATTAATGCCGCTCTTGATTGTGGTATGTTTAGTGAAGTAATGGTATCAACTGATTCAGAGGCTTATGCTGACATTGCGTGTAAGCATGGAGCAAACGTACCATTCCTGAGAAGTAGTACACAATCATCCGATACAGCATCTTCATGGGATGTGGTGAAGGAAGTATTATTACAATATACATATATAGACATGCATTTCGATACAGTTACTTTGTTGCAGCCCACATCGCCACTTAGAACAGCACAAGATATTAGGAATGCTTTTATTGAAATGCAAAATCAAAAAGCAAATGCTATAGTGTCAGTATGTGAGGTTGATCATTCACCTCTTTGGTGTAATACCTTGCCTAAGAATAATTCAATGGATAAGTTTTTGCCGAAAGATTTGATAATAAAGAATAGACAAAAACTGGAAACCTATTATCGAATCAACGGAGCGATATATCTTGTCAATGTTTCATATTTGTTGTCTTGCCAGACAATATATGATTATGGGTGTTTTGCCTCAAAAATGGATAAGAGACATTCGATTGATATTGATGATTTATTAGATTTTCAAATTGCTGAGGTGTTAGCCAAAGGGTTTTGAGACATTATTAATCGGTACCAGGAAGAATTGTCACATTTTCCACAAAAACCGGCGTTTTAGGCCACTGGAAGCGTAATTTGGCGATTTGAGGTACCAGGTAGAACTGTCACATTTTCCACAGTAAGCGCACTATAAATCGCTATTCAAATCCTGTCTGAAAACCAATAGCCTCTCATCAATGGAGGCGAACAACTATAGAAAATCAATTACGCAAATCTATTGACAACCCCTACCTAAAAAATTGTCTCCCCCTGAGTTTGTGTGATGCTCTTCTCCTCTGGCAGTATATCGGTACCAGGAAGAATTGTCACATTTTCCACAAAATGAATAGTAAATTATCATGATCAGCCAACTAAAAAGTTGCCACAGGTGAAGAGCCCAGGCGAAGGGCTTTCAGCTCACTTTGGCTGGTCATGGATAATTTTTTTGAACTGAACCGTGTCCCTCATGCTATGGGGAAACTATCATCCATCCTTGTAAGATTCTTGGGGGGAAGAAGTACCAATGTTGCCTGAACCGGCATGGATCGAGGTGTGATGGAGGGGATTTGGACAGACTCCCCCTTACCCCCAGGGGTGGGGGCAATGAACATGGACTTGGTGATGTGAGAGTTGGTCAGGCCGGTGAGGCCCTGGCCAGGGATTGCTGGTTTAGCAGACTCCCGCACCGGGGACAGGTTCTTGGGTCTCTCCCGAGAATCCTGGCGACGATCTCGAAGGGTGTCTCGATCTGCCTGTCTTTCCTCTTGCGTGGTTTATTGCGATACCTTGCAGCCAGTGCCATGTGGTAGAGCCCGAGCCTCAGGCTCTTGTTGCGTGATGAGTACAACCCATAATGGCGTATCCTGGTGAAGCCGTGGGGAAGCACATGCAACAGGAATCTCCTGATGAATTCCTCATTGGAGACCGTCGTCTCCTTCAGCTTGGATTCATCCTTGTAATCCTTCCACAGGAAACTGGTCATCCCCTTCTCAACCGAGAGGATCCTGTTGTTGCTGATCACCAGACGGTGGGTGTATCGTCCCAGATACTCGAACACCCCCTCTGCACCGTGGAACGGTTCCTTGGAGTATACGACCCAGTCCTTCTTGTAGCAGGCATCGACCAGGGATGAGAATGCGTTTCTGGAGACTGCATTGCCGTTTTCTCCCTTGAGAGAAAGCTCACCCTTGTCATGCAGGTCCCTGCAACCGGAAAGGAACTTGCCCCTGAACAGGCTGGAGAGTACCTTGACCGGGAGGAAGAACCTACCCCTTGAGGGCTTCCACCGACCGTCGGGGGCAATGCCGCCTGCGGTGACGACCATGTGGATGTGGGGATGGAAGCTCATGTTGCTGCCCCAGGAATGGAGGATGGACATGAACCCCACCGTCGCCCCAAGGTACTTGGGGTCTGTGGTGAGCTCCTTGACCGTCTCGCTGGAAGCCCTGAAGAGCAGCTCGTAGAGCTTGCGCGGGTTCTGCATCACCAACGCATTGAGCTGTGCGGGGATGGTGAACACGGTATGGAAGTGTTTCACATCCAGTACATCCTGCTTCCTCCTGCCGATCCATTGCTCCTTCTTCACCGTCTGGCACTTGGGGCAGTGGCGGTTGCGGCAGGAGTTGTAGGACTGGTGGGAGTACCCGCAATCCGTGCAGACATCACTGTGGCCGCCGAGAGCCCCGGTACGGCATTCCATGATCGCCTTGGCTATCTTTTGGGCTTGCAAGGGAACGAAATGGCTTGACCTATACTCATCAAACGATGCAAGGAACACATCCTGTACCTCGTAACAGTCAAACCAACGTAACAGTCAAACCAACAACGCACTGATGTGGAGGTCCCAGCACCGATAGACTCGTATCCGGAGGTGCAAAATGGAAACCAACAAGAAGCCTGAGCAATATATCGGTACCAGGAAGAATTGTCACATTTTCCACAAAAACCGGTATTTTAAGCCACTGGAAGCGTGATTTGGCGATTTGAGGTACCGGGTAGAACTGTCACATTTTCCACATCGTCTGAAAGTTAATTTTTTTTGGACAGCTAAAATCAATATTAATATTGTTAACGTAAAGAAATTTCTACTGTCTTATTGGTCATTATAGTTTTCATGGAGCCCTCTTCTGTCTCCAAATGGCACCAAGCAGAAGGTGTATACCATACCGTACTCAGATCAACTATTGTGACAGCTGATGATGGCTATTCTAAAAAAATGAAAAAGCGAAGGGGGACTTTTTGTACCATTCTTGACTGGAACAAGTCTCCGTTGAAGCAGCGCAAAAGTCTTGGTCCAGCATCATAGCAAAGTGCAGCTTTGTTTTCTCATCCCAACTATCACAGGCATCACAGCCCTTTGCTTCTCCTATATAGGTCCCAGAAGCTTCTTTTTCTCTTATTTTCCAGCAAGAGGTGCATCTTGTATGAGTTATGGGTAGGGAAGGTTTGCCAATCTTTGACCAGAGGGGCAAAAGCATCCATTGCATTGAGATAATCCACCCCATGGTGATAGCTCTTTGTATAAGCACGTTCCATCATGGAATCCAGCAGGCTGCGATAGAGCAATGAGGCTGCGAGATAGCATCCACTTTCCCCCAGCTTTTGCGCTATGCGAGGCAAGGTATAGTAATTTCCCCCATCCAACGTCTGTGTCCTGTCCAATACATAGGTTTCCAACTCGTTTATCATTCCCACGTCCAACAAAAACTGCGCATCCTGGTCATCGAAGGAAGGATTCTGACAAATTGAGGTCACCTCGTTTGCCAGGACCTCCTCCCGCTTCTCTTGACCCATCACGAGCAGGAGTTCTTCCAAGGCATCGAGTGTACGATAGGACTTGAAGTTCTTATAGAGAAGGGCGATGAGGCTTTCACGATCGCCTTGCATTGCATAGATTTCCTTCAGGATTTCTTCAACCTCATAACGATTGGAAGAATCGTTTGTAGGAATCCTCTTGATCCAAGCAAGTGCCGACTCAGCATCCTGCTTCTCACAGAAAACACGTGCTAGTGCAAGCATCCTGGGTGTCGGCAGTTCTACCTGCTTGCCTTGCAGGGCAGCTGCAAAGAGATTTGCTTCCTCTTGCTGGTTGCGTATGGATGCAATCATCCTTGCATAGGATCTCTGTTTCTTTTCTTCTTTCTCATCTGCCACCAATACCTGCAATTTATCCAGTATGTATATCGGTACCAGGAAGAATTGTCACATTTTCCACAAAAATCGACCTTTTAGGCCACTGGAAGCGTGATTTGGCGATTTGAGGTACCGGGTAGAACTGTCACATTTTCCACACAGTTTGAGAGATGGCTCTTGTGAGACTTGATCAAAAAGTGTCTGCCAAAGCGTGCGTAGATCATGAGATGAAGAAGGAACCGGTACGGGTACCGGTTCGCAGGAAGAACAGTCACATTTTCCACATTTGAAGGAACAATGGTAAGCGCATCCATTCAGAAAGTGTCTACGACACTGTGCGTAGATTACCCCGTTTTCAGGGATTTCTAGATAGAGCTTGAGTCAAACAGAAACAATCTGAAAAAATTCATTTTGGAGCTCTCAGAGTCTTTTTTTGTGTTTACATTGTCTCCGCAGTGAGTGTGATTATGCAAATTGATTTAGCAAACTTTGAAAAAATCGGAAATGGGGCACATTGGGATGTCTACCGCCCAAAGCGTAATACTTGTTTTTTGATTGAGAGAAAATATCAATCTAAAATTGTTGTTAAGGTTAGTAAGGAAGGAAGAGGAGATATTAAACAGAATATTGCTAAATATTTGAAGATAAAGGATACAAATCTTAATACATTACGTTTCTATGATTCTTTTTCATCAAATTCATCAGAAATCATTATTGCAGAGGATTTGAATCCAGAAGGTTCCGAAACAATATTTGTATCACCAAATACGGCAAGATCACTCCCTACATATTCATCGAATCTAGTTGACTACTATCTGGGGAGAGCTCAGAGTGAGCAATTTGAGAAGAATAATTTCAATGTAGAGCAATATTTGAAAGACAATCCCATACAAAAATTATCAAATTTTACTCAATTTTTGCATTCGATACCCCAAGAAATGAAGATGGCTACAGAAAATGGTCTTGGGCTGTGTGAAGATGCCTTTTTCTTTGGCATCAATTTAAGCACTGGAACTCTACAATATAAGATTGCCGATTTTGACACAATT containing:
- a CDS encoding sugar phosphate nucleotidyltransferase, with the translated sequence MVPLERLFIEENDSIRSAMERLDETALRILLVAPEGRLKAVLTDGDIRRHLIKNGSIDEPVRKIATYHPKYVTQETRTQAKTIMREHSIIAIPLLNENGLVESLLFADDVELVKESHLDLPVIINAGGLGTRLYPYTKILPKPLIPIGDEPILSLIMGKFKKYGCNDFHVIVNHKKNLIKAFFADYPTQYSVQFVDENIPLGTGGGLSLMKGKIDGTFFFSNCDILIDADYGSMYRQHKRDGNVITMVCALKNVVIPYGVVNMSDEGTILSFSEKPQFSFLTNTGLYVVEPEVIDRLEDNQSISFPEIMDRYRSEGKKVGVYPVSEKSWMDMGQLEELEVMRQRMETP
- a CDS encoding acetyltransferase, with the translated sequence MLGGGGHCKSILDVVLSLGEFNEIGIIERRGSKTNDVLGVPVVGFDEDLHKLHAEGFTDAFIALGSIGNTRGRENLFSIALDEGFFIPNIISPSAWISKYVILGRGIFIGNNTVVNVGSKIGNCAIINTGAIVEHDSAIGSFAHIAPGAVLSGGVSVGQRTHIGAGSVVKQDVHIGQNSMIGMGSVVLHSITDATLAYGNPCKVIREL
- the neuB gene encoding N-acetylneuraminate synthase; protein product: MKCFIIAEAGVNHNGNIEIAKKLVDAAAQAGVDCIKFQTFKAKNLVTRTAEKAEYQNKQISQEESQLSMLQRLELSYDDFSKIATYCKKKGIIFLSTPFDHESIDFLDRLEIEKWKIPSGEITNYPYLIKIAQTHKPIILSTGMSTVQDVEDAVKVLQTKGAGPITLLHCTTEYPAPYDEVNLNVLTTLKHIFHLPIGYSDHTQGITIPIAAVALGAVVIEKHFTLDRNMEGPDHKASLEPDELKAMVEAIRCVEVSMGDGVKRPTNSELKNMRIARKSIVAAQSIKAGEKFSEENIATKRPGTGISPMRWSEVIGQYAKRSFEEDELIEL
- the neuC gene encoding UDP-N-acetylglucosamine 2-epimerase; its protein translation is MKKKICILTATRAEYGLLRPVIKRLREDNLFDVRIVVTGAHLSPEFGLTYKEIEDDNFPIDKKIEILLSSDTPGSISKSMGLALLGFADYFSESKPDLLLVLGDRYETLAVCCTAMNERIPIAHLYGGETTEGAVDEAFRHAITKLSYLHFTSTEMYRKRVIQLGEHPSRVFNVGALGVENVLSVPLLEKDELEKSLQFNLSDQYVVVTYHSVTMESTPSEIGVQALLDALDTFPDLRIIFTKANADADGRIINEMLNTYVSNHSNAIAVASLGMKRYLSAVKYCAAVIGNSSSGIIEVPSFHVPTINIGDRQKGRLMAESVVSCSPSQESIVQALEMVFSQKYRNRISIISNPYEKSETSKNIVKEINKFLSSNCIDVKKAFYDSN
- a CDS encoding acylneuraminate cytidylyltransferase family protein; this encodes MNNLAIIPARSGSKGLKDKNIKLLDGKPLIAYTINAALDCGMFSEVMVSTDSEAYADIACKHGANVPFLRSSTQSSDTASSWDVVKEVLLQYTYIDMHFDTVTLLQPTSPLRTAQDIRNAFIEMQNQKANAIVSVCEVDHSPLWCNTLPKNNSMDKFLPKDLIIKNRQKLETYYRINGAIYLVNVSYLLSCQTIYDYGCFASKMDKRHSIDIDDLLDFQIAEVLAKGF
- a CDS encoding IS91 family transposase produces the protein MFLASFDEYRSSHFVPLQAQKIAKAIMECRTGALGGHSDVCTDCGYSHQSYNSCRNRHCPKCQTVKKEQWIGRRKQDVLDVKHFHTVFTIPAQLNALVMQNPRKLYELLFRASSETVKELTTDPKYLGATVGFMSILHSWGSNMSFHPHIHMVVTAGGIAPDGRWKPSRGRFFLPVKVLSSLFRGKFLSGCRDLHDKGELSLKGENGNAVSRNAFSSLVDACYKKDWVVYSKEPFHGAEGVFEYLGRYTHRLVISNNRILSVEKGMTSFLWKDYKDESKLKETTVSNEEFIRRFLLHVLPHGFTRIRHYGLYSSRNKSLRLGLYHMALAARYRNKPRKRKDRQIETPFEIVARILGRDPRTCPRCGSLLNQQSLARASPA
- a CDS encoding DUF6880 family protein; the protein is MADEKEEKKQRSYARMIASIRNQQEEANLFAAALQGKQVELPTPRMLALARVFCEKQDAESALAWIKRIPTNDSSNRYEVEEILKEIYAMQGDRESLIALLYKNFKSYRTLDALEELLLVMGQEKREEVLANEVTSICQNPSFDDQDAQFLLDVGMINELETYVLDRTQTLDGGNYYTLPRIAQKLGESGCYLAASLLYRSLLDSMMERAYTKSYHHGVDYLNAMDAFAPLVKDWQTFPTHNSYKMHLLLENKRKRSFWDLYRRSKGL